CGAGGAAGGTGTAGTAGCGCGAGCCGAGCGCGGGGACGAAGAAGGCGGCGATCAGCACGAGGACGGGCCAGCGAGAGCCCAGCCTCTTCATGCCGCGCTCGTGGTCATTGGAATTTGGCCGCCGAGGCGCCTGCGCAGGGCTCCGGCGCGAAGCGTTCGGGCGGATATCCGGCGTGGTCATTGGAATTTGGCCGCCGAGGCGCCTGCGCAGGGCCTCCGGCGCCCGTCGTTCGGGCGAATATCGCGTGCGGTCATTTCAGGGGCCGGCCGAGCAGGCCCCAGGGCCGGACGATGAGGACGGCGGCCATGAGAGCAAAGATCGAGAAAATGGAGAAGCGCGGAAAGAACAGGATGCCGAAGGAGAGGACCTGCCCGTAGATGAGGGCGCCCAGAAATGTCCCCCAGAAGGAGCCGAGCCCGCCGATGACCACGACCACGAAGGCCTCCACGATGACCTCCGTGTCCATGCCGGGGACGATGGCCCGCATGGGTGAGATGAGGGCGCCCCCGAGCCCGCCGAGAAACGAGGCCAGCATGAACACGCCCGTGTAGAGGGCCCTGACGTTGACGCCGAGCGCGCCCAGCGTCTCTCGGTCCAGAGCGGCCGCGCGGATGAAGCGCCCGATTCGCGTGCGCTGGAGCACGTACCAGAAGCCGAGGGCGATGGCGGGACCGAGGAGGATGATGAAGAGGTTGTAGTCGGGAATGGTCGCGCCGAAGACGCTGACCGCGCCCGTGAGGCC
Above is a window of Candidatus Methylomirabilota bacterium DNA encoding:
- a CDS encoding branched-chain amino acid ABC transporter permease, which encodes MPDLSFVFAQSLSGLTAAMFLFLIASGLSLIFGVLRVLNFAHGTFYMLGAYSAYQIVQWLGTGPVTFWVAALGAATGVALLGGIVERFLFQRLYGKEELYQLLFTYALVLILSDVARIIWGTQQKSVGRPPGLTGAVSVFGATIPDYNLFIILLGPAIALGFWYVLQRTRIGRFIRAAALDRETLGALGVNVRALYTGVFMLASFLGGLGGALISPMRAIVPGMDTEVIVEAFVVVVIGGLGSFWGTFLGALIYGQVLSFGILFFPRFSIFSIFALMAAVLIVRPWGLLGRPLK